One region of Choristoneura fumiferana chromosome 3, NRCan_CFum_1, whole genome shotgun sequence genomic DNA includes:
- the LOC141445711 gene encoding uncharacterized protein, with protein MPDNKRIESMLFNYESANKTDYRGGEITAPIKTVFKEKQGCLRIRPPPLKDIHTLSDWKEANIPFDLVVKKKDIIRTDPTAVQKTMHKVIDTGHAHAVETRPRLIMTPAVSMDDIPDPRTREILVKDTYISTSHKAMEEAVEQAQYKTVRAPFVGRPAPANPLFLGRLQAELVPLEWRRETIEWDGKQLRTFVDPDREFWRHRDLYKS; from the exons ATGCCGGACAATAAAAGGATCGAATCCATGCTATTTAACTACGAATCAGCAAACAAGACGGATTACAGAGGTGGCGAAATAACAGCTCCGATTAAGACCGTGTTTAAG GAGAAACAAGGGTGTCTCCGGATCAGGCCTCCCCCTCTGAAGGACATCCACACCCTTTCAGACTGGAAGGAGGCAAATATACCGTTTGACTTGGTGGTCAAGAAAAAAGATATCATCAGGACGGATCCTACGGCTGTTCAGAAAACTATG CACAAAGTGATTGATACAGGACATGCGCACGCGGTCGAAACTCGACCGCGACTCATTATGACGCCGGCCGTCAGCATGGACGATATTCCAGATCCACG CACCCGAGAGATCCTGGTCAAGGACACGTACATCAGCACATCTCACAAGGCCATGGAGGAGGCGGTGGAACAGGCCCAGTACAAGACCGTCAGGGCTCCATTTGTTGGGCGCCCCGCTCCTGCTAACCCG CTGTTCCTCGGGCGGCTGCAAGCGGAGCTGGTGCCTCTGGAGTGGCGTCGCGAGACCATCGAATGGGACGGCAAACAGCTGCGCACGTTCGTCGACCCCGACCGCGAGTTCTGGCGGCACCGGGATCTTTACAAGTCGTGA